One part of the Methylobacterium terrae genome encodes these proteins:
- a CDS encoding nucleotidyltransferase family protein has translation MWGIVPAAGRGSRIQPLAFSKELLPVGSRLRDGAERPCAVSEYVVERMIRAGADKICFVIAPGKSDIVEYYGSGYGPAPIAYVVQPRPEGLCDALFRALPLIAPDEPVLVGLPDTVWFPDDGLARLPAEGLSFLLFPVERPELFDAVVLDGDAVREIQVKRRDAASPWVWGAFKLTGRILAELNALWQERQCRDEYIGTLVNAWLAAGGRAVGLRAGSAYVDTGTLHGYRAAMALLGAEEPGEETAGRRLSLGGPGAQGAGAAR, from the coding sequence ATGTGGGGCATCGTTCCGGCCGCCGGGCGCGGCAGCCGCATCCAGCCGCTCGCCTTCTCCAAGGAATTGCTGCCGGTCGGCAGCCGCCTGCGCGACGGGGCCGAGCGCCCTTGCGCGGTGAGCGAGTACGTCGTCGAGCGGATGATCCGGGCCGGGGCCGACAAGATCTGCTTCGTGATCGCCCCGGGCAAGTCCGACATCGTCGAGTATTACGGCTCGGGCTACGGCCCCGCCCCGATCGCCTACGTGGTGCAGCCGCGCCCCGAGGGCCTGTGCGACGCGCTGTTTCGCGCCCTGCCGCTGATCGCCCCCGACGAGCCGGTGCTGGTGGGATTGCCCGACACGGTGTGGTTCCCCGACGACGGGCTGGCGCGGCTGCCGGCGGAGGGCTTGTCGTTCCTGCTCTTTCCGGTCGAGCGGCCGGAGCTGTTCGATGCCGTGGTGCTCGACGGAGACGCCGTGCGGGAGATCCAGGTGAAGCGGCGGGACGCCGCCTCTCCTTGGGTCTGGGGCGCCTTCAAGCTCACCGGCCGCATCCTCGCCGAGCTCAACGCCCTCTGGCAGGAGCGCCAGTGCCGCGACGAGTATATCGGCACCCTCGTCAACGCCTGGCTCGCGGCCGGCGGCCGGGCGGTCGGATTGCGCGCCGGCAGCGCCTACGTCGATACCGGCACGCTCCACGGCTACCGCGCCGCGATGGCGCTCCTCGGGGCGGAGGAGCCGGGGGAGGAGACCGCCGGGCGGCGCCTGTCGCTGGGCGGTCCGGGCGCGCAGGGCGCGGGGGCGGCGCGCTGA
- a CDS encoding CgeB family protein yields the protein MRIVVFGLTISSSWGNGHATLWRGLCRALARRGHSVVFYERDQPFYAPHRDLTEIPSGRLVLYADWDEVRAHAARDVAEADAAFVTSYCPDARAATDLVLGGPGLGVFYDLDTPVTLDRLRRGEAVDYVGPDGYRGFDLVLSYTGGPALAALRDDLGAARVAPLYGHVDPEVHRPAPAQAHDAADLSYLGTYAADRQAKVVSCLVEPARRRPDRRFLIGGAQYPQDFPWTDNIFFVRHLGPREHPAFYASSRLTLNVTRAAMAAMGWCPSGRLFEASACGAAVLSDAFDGLDAFYRPGEEILIAETSEAVLAALDRSDAALRRIAEAGRARTLRDHTSDRRAAELEALLESARIPVAMEA from the coding sequence ATGAGGATCGTGGTCTTCGGCCTGACGATCAGCTCGTCCTGGGGCAACGGCCACGCCACCCTGTGGCGCGGCCTGTGCCGGGCACTCGCGCGGCGCGGGCACAGCGTGGTGTTCTACGAGCGCGACCAGCCCTTCTACGCGCCCCACCGCGACCTGACCGAGATCCCGAGCGGGCGCCTCGTGCTCTACGCCGACTGGGACGAGGTCCGGGCCCATGCCGCCCGCGACGTGGCCGAGGCCGACGCCGCGTTTGTCACCTCCTACTGCCCGGACGCGCGTGCCGCCACCGACCTCGTCCTCGGTGGCCCGGGGCTCGGCGTGTTCTACGACCTCGACACCCCGGTGACCCTCGACCGCCTGCGCCGCGGCGAGGCGGTGGACTACGTCGGCCCGGACGGGTACCGCGGCTTCGACCTCGTGCTCAGCTACACCGGCGGGCCGGCGCTCGCGGCGCTCCGCGACGACCTCGGCGCGGCCCGCGTGGCGCCGCTCTACGGCCACGTCGACCCGGAGGTGCACCGGCCGGCGCCGGCGCAGGCCCATGACGCCGCCGACCTCTCCTATCTCGGCACCTACGCGGCGGACCGGCAGGCCAAGGTCGTGTCCTGCCTCGTCGAGCCGGCGCGGCGCCGGCCGGACCGGCGCTTCCTGATCGGCGGGGCGCAGTACCCGCAGGACTTTCCCTGGACCGACAACATCTTCTTCGTGCGCCACCTCGGCCCCCGGGAGCACCCGGCCTTCTACGCGTCCTCGCGCCTGACGCTCAACGTCACCCGGGCGGCGATGGCGGCCATGGGCTGGTGCCCGTCCGGCCGCCTGTTCGAGGCCTCCGCCTGCGGCGCCGCCGTTCTCAGCGACGCCTTCGACGGGCTCGACGCCTTCTACCGGCCCGGCGAGGAGATCCTCATCGCCGAGACGTCGGAGGCCGTGCTGGCCGCCCTCGACCGGAGCGACGCCGCCCTGCGCCGCATCGCCGAGGCCGGGCGCGCCCGCACCTTGCGCGACCACACCTCCGACCGCCGGGCGGCGGAGCTGGAGGCCCTGCTCGAATCCGCCCGGATCCCCGTGGCGATGGAGGCGTGA
- a CDS encoding endonuclease/exonuclease/phosphatase family protein, which produces MLRVLTYNVRRCLGADGRLSSERIAAVIAACRPDVVALQELDVGRARSGGIDQAQAIAGHLGMRSYFHPAMRVMEELYGDAILTALPSRLVRAAALPGREGLEPRGALWASVTSGDAEIQVVTTHLGLDRREREAQVEALLGPGFLGDPACRDPVVLLGDFNALPGSGVHRRLAARLPDAQPARAWLRPTFPARLPLLRIDHVFVSRGVAVRGVRTLGGRLARAASDHLPLVADLDLAPIVAPGISAPETSLPQSSLPQSSLPREEPA; this is translated from the coding sequence TTGCTCCGCGTCCTCACCTACAACGTGCGCCGCTGCCTCGGCGCCGACGGCCGGCTCAGCTCCGAGCGCATCGCCGCGGTGATCGCCGCCTGCCGGCCGGACGTGGTGGCCCTGCAGGAGCTCGATGTCGGGCGGGCCCGCAGCGGCGGGATCGACCAGGCGCAGGCCATCGCCGGCCATCTCGGGATGCGGTCGTACTTCCACCCGGCGATGCGGGTGATGGAGGAACTCTACGGCGACGCGATCCTGACCGCCCTCCCCTCCCGCCTGGTGCGGGCCGCCGCCCTGCCGGGCCGGGAGGGTCTCGAGCCCCGCGGCGCGCTCTGGGCGAGCGTGACCTCAGGCGACGCCGAGATCCAGGTCGTCACGACCCATCTCGGCCTCGACCGGCGCGAGCGGGAGGCGCAGGTCGAGGCGCTCCTCGGGCCCGGCTTCCTCGGCGATCCGGCCTGCCGCGATCCCGTCGTGCTGCTCGGCGACTTCAACGCCCTGCCGGGCTCGGGCGTCCACCGCCGCCTCGCCGCCCGGCTGCCGGACGCGCAACCGGCCCGCGCCTGGCTGCGGCCGACCTTCCCGGCCCGCCTGCCGCTCCTGCGCATCGACCACGTCTTCGTCAGCCGCGGCGTCGCGGTGCGGGGCGTGCGGACCCTCGGCGGCCGGCTCGCCCGGGCCGCCTCCGACCACCTCCCCCTCGTCGCCGACCTCGACCTCGCGCCGATCGTGGCGCCCGGGATCTCCGCGCCCGAAACCTCCCTGCCCCAAAGCTCCCTGCCCCAAAGCTCCCTGCCCCGAGAGGAACCCGCGTGA
- a CDS encoding lysylphosphatidylglycerol synthase transmembrane domain-containing protein: protein MVATVLSVGLGGYLLYRTLAGYSLDQLVDSVRALPAGRLAAAGGFAAASYLCLTGIDWLALRAAGTPLPYPRVALAAFISLGLGHSIGFAGLSSGAIRYRFYTRWGLHTADVAKAVLFCGVTVAVGLMALGAVAVLVHPDLARDVTGLGTGAVRAAGLACAGGVAAYLGLAAWWRKPLTFRRWSIEMPPLPLAAAQVGLGAVNFALVSACLHQVLSAVSDVGYLAVASVFVIANAAVLITHVPGGVGVIESVVVHLLPKTDVIGPLIAFRCLYFLAPLALGLIAFAATEAVFRWRDAGGAAATPSRTAAPGRAARS from the coding sequence ATCGTGGCCACGGTGCTCAGCGTCGGGTTGGGCGGCTACCTGCTCTACCGCACGCTCGCCGGCTACAGCCTGGACCAGCTGGTCGATTCGGTGCGGGCGCTGCCGGCGGGGCGGCTGGCCGCCGCCGGGGGCTTTGCCGCCGCGAGCTACCTGTGCCTCACCGGCATCGACTGGCTGGCCCTGCGCGCCGCCGGCACGCCCTTGCCCTATCCCCGCGTGGCGCTCGCCGCCTTCATCAGCCTCGGGCTCGGCCACAGCATCGGCTTCGCCGGCCTGAGCAGCGGGGCGATCCGCTACCGCTTCTACACCCGCTGGGGCCTCCACACCGCGGACGTCGCCAAGGCGGTGCTGTTCTGCGGCGTCACGGTGGCCGTCGGCCTGATGGCGCTCGGCGCCGTCGCGGTGCTGGTCCATCCCGACCTCGCCCGGGACGTGACGGGTCTGGGGACGGGCGCCGTGCGGGCGGCGGGCCTCGCCTGCGCGGGCGGCGTCGCGGCCTATCTCGGCCTCGCCGCCTGGTGGCGCAAGCCGCTCACCTTCCGGCGCTGGTCGATCGAGATGCCGCCGCTTCCGCTCGCGGCGGCGCAGGTGGGATTGGGCGCCGTCAACTTCGCCCTGGTCTCGGCCTGCCTGCATCAGGTGCTGTCGGCGGTCTCCGACGTCGGCTACCTCGCGGTGGCCTCGGTCTTCGTCATCGCCAACGCGGCGGTGCTGATCACCCACGTGCCCGGCGGCGTCGGGGTGATCGAGAGCGTGGTCGTGCACCTCCTGCCGAAGACCGACGTCATCGGCCCGCTGATCGCGTTCCGGTGCCTGTACTTCCTGGCCCCCCTGGCGCTCGGGCTGATCGCCTTCGCGGCGACGGAGGCGGTGTTCCGGTGGCGCGACGCGGGCGGGGCGGCGGCTACGCCGTCCCGAACGGCCGCTCCGGGTCGAGCAGCTCGGAGCTGA